From Streptomyces sp. SAI-135:
CCGCCAGTCGGTGAACAGGCTGACGCTGTACGCCGCCGACATGACCGTCTCGAAGACCGCCGAGTCCAGCCCGGCGAGGGGGAGTTCGGTGAAGACGTACTGCTCCACGTCGAAGGAGGGCACCAGGTCCAGGGTGAGCGCGGTGACCACTCCGAGCGCGCCCAGGGAGGTGACCGCGCCGCCGAAGCGCGGGTCGTCGTCCCGGCCGATGGTCAGGGCCGAGCCGTCGGCCGTGATCAGCTCCACCGCCCGCACCGCCGAGGACAGCGGACCGTTGCCCACCCCCGAGCCGTGGGTGCCGGTCGCGACCGAGCCGGCCACCGAAATGTGCGGCAGCGACGCCATGTTGGGCAGCGCGAGGCCGTGGGCGCCGACCGTGCGCGCCAGTTCGGCGTACCGGACGCCGCCCGAGACCCGTACCGTACGGGCCGCGGTGTCCACGTCGATCACCGGCGGCAGACCGGCGATCGACAGCAGGACGCCCCCCGGACCCGGCTCGGCGATCTCGTTGAAGGAGTGCCCGCTGCCCAGCACCCGCACCCGCGTGCTGTCCGCGACCAGCGCTGCGATGGCGTCGAGCGAGTGGGGCCGGTGCAGTTCCCCGGCGGAGTAGGTGATGTTCCCCGCCCAGTTCGTGATCGTCTCCGACATGTCCGTCGTTCCTCCCGGGAGTGTGTATGCGTTGACCCTCTCATTTGCCGCGGCCTAACGTAGAGAGCGTTTTCTACAACATTTCGCCAGGTCTGGAGGACCCCCACCGTGCCCGAGCGACCCCAGGCGCTGTTCGCCATGACGGCCGAGAACGTGCCGCTCGTCTTCCCGCCCGAGGTGCTGGCGCGGTTGCGGGAGCACGTGGACATCGATCCCGCGCTGGTGGCCGAGGACCTCACCGACCCGGCGCTCGCGGACGTCCTGACCCGCACCGAGATCCTCGTGACGGGGTGGGGCTGTCCGCGCCTGGACGCGGCCGTCCTCGACGCGGCCCCGAAACTGCGGGCCGTCCTGCACTCGGCCGGCTCGGTCAAGGGCTTCGCCACCCCCGAGGTCTGGCGGCGCGGGATCGCGGTCTCCTCGGCCGCGGAGGCCAACGCGGTGCCCGTCGCCGAGTACACGCTCGCCGTGATCCTGCTCGCCGGCAAGGACGCCTTCGTGCGCCGCGAGCGGATGCGCGCAGAGCGGGCCTCTCCCGGCTGGGGGGTGGTGCCCGGCCTCGGCAACCACGGGCGGCGGGTCGGGGTGATCGGGGCCTCACGGATCGGGCGCAGGGTGATCGAGCTGCTGCGCCCCTTCGACCTCGCGGTGAGCCTGACCGACCCGTACGTCGACGAGGCGGCGGCAGCCGAGCTGGGGGTGCCCTTGGTGGGGCTGGCCGACCTGCTGCGCACCTCGCAGATCGTGACCGTCCACGCCCCGGAGACCCCTGAGACCCGGCATCTGATCGGCCGGCGCGAGCTGGCCCTGATGCCGGACGGGGCGGTCCTGGTCAACACCGCGCGGGGCAGTCTCGTCGACACGGACGCCCTCGTCGAGGAGCTCCGTACCGGCCGCCTCTCCGCGGTCCTGGACGTCACCGACCCGGAACCCCTGCCCGCCGACTCACCCCTGCACGATCTGCCGAACGCCTTCGTCACCCCCCACCTCGCGGGATCCCAGGGGAACGAACTGGCGCGCCTGGGCCTCGCGGTCGCCGAGGAGGCGCAGCGGCTCGTGTCCGGGGCGGGGCTCGCGTGGCCGGTGGACTTCGCCGAGCTGGAGCGGACGGCCTGAGCTGCGGATTTCGTTGTGTTTTCGGCTGCTGCAAGGGCCGGCGGGGCAGGAGACTGGTCCTGGCATCGCTGTGTCAGTAGCGTCCTGGTTCATGGCTCCTGACCAGCTTCCCGAGACCGATCTCACCCGCCACCGGCGCCTGCGCGAACAGGGCAGCCTGGACCGGGCCGACCTGGAGGCGATCCTCGACGCCGGGTTCGTCTGTCATCTCGGGGCCGTGGTCGAGGGGCGGCCGATGGTCGTGCCCACGGCGTACGGGCGGCACGAGCGACGGCTCTGTCCGCAGGGATCGGTGGCCAGCCGCAGCCTCGCCGGCGGTACGCCGGTCTGCTCACCCACGTCGACGGGCTGGTCCTCGCGCGGTCCGTCTTCGAGCACGGCGTCAACTACCGCAGCGCCATGATCCACGGCGAGGCCCGCAAGGTGACCGACCCCGAGGAGAAGCTGGAGGGCCTGCGCCGGCTCACCGAACACGCGGCGCCCGGGCAGTGGTCGTACGCCAGACGGCCGAGCCGGAAGGAACTCGCGGCCACCACCCTGCTCGCCCTCCGGCTCGACGAGGCCTCCGTCAAGATCCGCACCGGCGCGCCCGACGACGGAGACGGACCCGACGCCGAGCCGGGGCTGTGGGCGGGTGTGCTTCCGCTCACCTCGGTGTGGGGTGCACCCGTTCCGGGCCCGTTCCTGCCCGCACAAACCCCCGTACCTGGACATGTCGCACGCCGTGAGGGGACCCGGCACCGATGATGTCCGAGCGAGGGCATACCGTGAGGAGTCGTACGTCCGAACCGGGAGGAGACACGGGATGGGCAGCCGTACCGCGCTGGTCGAGGATCTGATGGAGCGGTTCCCGCAGGTTCCGCGGGAAGCCGTCTTCAAGGAGGACCTGTTGCGGGGTGGCGTGGCCTTCGACCCGTCCGCCCTCAGCGACAACGAATCAGGTGAGGTGAAGCCGAAGTCGTACTTCATCTTCTCCTTCGACCACGGCACCCTGCCGGAGCTGGGCGAGGCCGCGCTGCGCCGGCCGCCGGAGGAGATCATCCTCACCGGCGGCCCGTACGACCTGCGCAGGACCGTCGTCTCGGTGCGGGTCAACCCGGCCTCGCCCTACCGCGTCGCCGCCGACGACAGCGGCATGCTCGGGCTCTACCTCGACGGCAAGCGCATCGCCGACGTGGGCGTGCCGCCGATGCCGGAGTACTACCGGCACAAGCTCTCCAACGGCAAGTCCGTCATGGAGGTCGCCCCGACCATCCAGTGGGGCTATCTCATCTATCTGACCGTCTTCCGGGTGTGCCAGTACTTCGGCGCCAAGGAGGAGTGCCAGTACTGCGACATCAACCACAACTGGCGCCAGCACAAGGCGGCCGGGCGGCCGTACACCGGGGTCAAGGACGTCGAGGAGGTCCTCGAAGCCCTGGAGATCATCGACCGGTACGACACCGCGAAGGCGTCCACCGCCTACACGCTCACCGGCGGCGCGATCACCAAGACCGTCTCCGGCCGCGACGAGGCCGACTTCTACGGCCACTACGCCAAGGCCATCGAGGAGCGCTTCCCCGGCCGCTGGATCGGCAAGGTCGTCGCCCAGGCGCTGCCCCGCGACGACGTGCAGCGCTTCAAGGACTACGGCGTGCAGATCTACCACCCCAACTACGAGGTGTGGGACGAGTACCTCTTCAAGATGTACTGCCCGGGCAAGGAGCGGTACGTCGGCCGCGACGAGTGGCACAAGCGGATCCTGGACTCCGCCGAGGTGTTCGGCGCGCGCAATGTGATCCCCAACTTTGTCGCGGGCGTCGAGATGGCCGAGCCCTTCGGCTTCAAGACCGTCGACGAGGCCATCGCGTCCACCACCGAGGGCCTGCGCTTCTTCATGTCCAACGGCATCACGCCCCGCTTCACCACGTGGTGCCCCGAGCCGACGACCCCGCTCGGCAAGGCCAACCCGCAGGGCGCGCCGTTGGAGTACCACATCCGGCTGCTCCAGGCCTATCGCCAGACCATGGAGGACTTCGGCCTCTCCTCACCCCCCGGATACGGCCCGCCCGGACCCGGCCGTGCCGTCTTCTCCGTGAGCTCCTTCATGGACAGCCTCCCGGCCGCGCCGGAGCCGGCCGAGGTCTGATCCCTCCCGTACGACATCCCTCCCGTACGACGTCCCGCTCCGTACGACATCCCGCTCCGGGCGGCTTCCGCGGTTCCCGCGGCTGCCCGGAGCGGTGGCATGTCCGGTCCCGGCACGGCGTATTTTCCGTCACGGCTGGTTCTCGTGTGGCGGGATTGATACGTTCCCGGTTCCGGTCCGTACACAACGGTGTGACTCCGCGTGGCCCTGTGCCGTGTGGGGCTGGACCGAACCCTCGGTAACCGATTTGAATGGCCTGCTTGTCAGTTGTGTGGGAGACGTGAAAGGCTCCTGTCCTGCCGCGAGGTTCCCCCCAACTCCTTTGCCAGTATGGCGAGTTGACCTCGCTTTTGATGCAGGAGACCCATGCCCGACCTGCCGACCCCCCAGGACGCCGCCGAGGCCGCGCTGTTCTCCGAGTGCTGGGATGCCGTGCTGTCGTACGCCGATCTGTGCACGGCCGGCTCCGCCGCCGCCACCGAACTGGCCACGGAGGCGTTCTCCCTGGGCATGCGTGAGGCCCGCGAGGCGGAGGCCGCGGTCCGCGGCGCCGGCCGCCGTCCGGCCCGGCTGCCCCGAATACCCCTGCTGCTCACCGCAGTTCGCGTCACCGCGGCGGACTGGGAGATGCAGGGCCTCGGCCACCGTCTCGACCCCGATCTGCGGTTGTGGCTCAACTCCGACAAGGCCGCCCGCTACACCGGCCCCCCGCTCCAGCGCCCCATCGCCCTGCGCGGACTGCGCGACCTTCAGGCGGCGGACGCCGAACTGCTGTGGCTGGCCGAGGTGGAGGCGCTGCCGCTGCCCGTGGTGGCCCGCCGGCTCGGCCTCGACCCGGCCACCGTGGGTGACGAACTCGCCCAGGTGCGCGGCCTGTTCCGGGACCGCAGCCACCGCAACCACCTCGACATGCCGATGGACGCGCAGTGCCGCAGCTACGCCCGGCTGCTGGACGCCGTCACCCGCTCCACCTCCGGTGAGACCCCGGAGGACCTCTCCCGCCATCTCGCGCGTTGCCAGCAGTGCGCCGAGGCGGCCGCCTGTCTTCGGCTGCACGGCGGCGGCCTGCCCGCGGCCCTCGCGGGCGGTGTGATCGGCTGGGGCGGACTCGCGTATCTGGAGCGCCGCCGCCGGGCCGCCGAGGTGCGCCTCGGTGCCGGGCGCCCGCCGGCGCTGGAGGGCGCGCCCCCGAACCCCGGCGCCCACAAGGCGAAGGTCGTGCGCAACGGACTGCTCGTGGCCGCCGTCCTGGTCTCCCTGCTCGCCCTCGCCGTCTCGATGATGCCCGGCGACGACATGGAGAGCGGCGCCGCCCAACCAGGTGTCTCCACCGAGGGCGAGCCGGTGGCCAACCCCACCTCGTCCGTCCCGGCCGCCACCTCACGGGCGCCGGGCTCGGCGGGCACCCCCACGGCGCCCACGGGGAACCCGTCGGAGTCCACGGCTGCGAAGAACTCCGACCCCGAACCCCAGGGCACCTCCTCCGCAAGCGCCGAGGACCCGGGGCCCACCCGGAGCGTCACGCCGGCCTGCCGGGTCGAGTACTCCCTCGTCAACCAGTGGCCCGACGGCTTCCAGGCCGAGGTCACCGTCACCACCGCCGAGGCGCTCGACGACTGGCAGGTCACCTGGTCCTTCAAGGACGGCCAGAAGGTGACGCAGATGTGGGACGCGGACTTCAACCAGAGCGGCGCGAAGGTCACCGCGACCGCCGCCGACTACAACAAGTCGGTCCCCGCGGACGGTTCGCTCTCCTTCGGCTTCCTCGCCTCCTGGCAGAGCAGGAACGCCCCGGCGTACGGCTTCTCCCTCAACGGGCGGGAGTGCGTGAAGTCCTGAGGTGCACGCCCTGAGCGCAGGGGGCGGCGGGAGCATGCAACTCGTCCTACGGCGCCGCCCACAGCCCCCGCACATGACCGATGTGCCGGGTCATCACCTCGCGCACCGCCGGTTCGTCGCGGGCGACCAGCGCGTCGAGGAGTTCGAGGTGCTCCTCGGCGGAGGCCAGCAGGCGGCCGGACTTGACCAGGGGCGTGAGGCCGTAGAGCCGCGACCGTTTGCGGAGGTCGCCGACCACCTGGACCAGGTGCGCGTTGCCCGCGAGCGCGAGCAGGCCGAGGTGGAAGCGGGTGTCGGCCTCGACGTACGCGATGAGGTCACCGGAGACCGCCGCCTGGACGATCTCCCGGGCTGCCGGACGCAGCGCCTCCAGGGAGACCGGGTCGGCGGTCGAGGCCAGCTCCACGACGGTGGGGATCTCGATGAGCGAGCGGATGTGGGTGTACTCGTCGAGCTGCTCCTCGGAGACCGCGGTGACCCGGAACCCCTTGTTGGGGACGGTGTCGACCAGGCCCTCCTTGGCGAGGTCGAGCATGGCCTCGCGCACGGGCGTGGCCGACACACCGAAGCGGGCGGCGAGCGCGGGCGCCGAGTACACCTGCCCCGGGAGCAGCTCGCCCGCGATCAGCGCGGCCCGCAGGGCGTCGGCGACCCGCTCCCGGTAGCTGCTCTTCCTGCCGCCGAGGACGGGCAGGGCCGGGGTGCTGGATCGCTGGGCGGCCATGAGGGGCATCTCCTAGTGGTGCAATGTCACGCGGCACCCGGCATTATCCTCGACCCGCACGGGGCTCACAGGACGAAGCCCGCCGGGAACGGATCGGTCGGGTCGAGCAGGTACTGGGCCGTGCCGGTGATCCATGCGCGCCCGGTGAAGCTGGGCAGCACGGCGGGGCGGCCCGCCACCTCGGTGGTGCCGAGGAGCCGGCCCGTGAACCGCGTCCCGATGAAGGACTCGTTCACGAACTCGGTGTGCAGCGGGAGTTCACCGCGCGCGTGCAACTGGGCCATGCGCGCACTGGTGCCGGTGCCGCAGGGGGAGCGGTCGAACCAGCCGGGATGGATGGCCATCGCGTGCCGGGAGCGTCGGGCGGTGGCGCCGGGTGCGAGCAGATGGACGTGGTGGCAGCCGCGGATGGACGGGTCCTGCGGATGGACCGGCTCCTCCTCGGCGTTGATCGCCGCCATCAGGGACAGCCCCGCCCGCAGGATGTCGTCCTTGCGGTCCCGGTCGAAGGGCAGCCCGAACTCCTCCAGCGGCAGGATGGCGTAGAAGTTGCCGCCGTACGCCAGGTCGTACGTCACCGTCCGCCCGTCGGCCAGTGCGATCCTCCGGTCCAGGGCGACGGAGAAGGACGGCACGTTCCGGAGCGTGACGTGCTGCGCCCTGCCGTCCTGCACCGCGACCTCGGCGACGACCAGCCCCGCCGGGGTGTCGAGCCGGATCGTGGTGACCGGCTCGACGACCTCGACCATCCCGGTCTCCACCAGCACGGTCGCCACCCCGATGGTGCCGTGTCCGCACATCGGCAGATAGCCCGAGACCTCGATGTAGACGACACCCCAGTCGCAGTCCGGGCGGGTCGGCGGCTGGAGGATCGCGCCGCTCATCGCCGAGTGCCCGCGCGGCTCGTTCATCAGGAGCTGCTTGACGTCGTCGCGGTGCTCACGGAACCACAGCCGCCGCTCGTTCATGGTCGCGCCGGGAATCGTGCCGATCCCGCCGGTGACCACGCGGGTGGGCATGCCCTCGGTGTGCGAGTCGACGGCGTGCAGGACGAGTTTGCTGCGCATGACGCTCCTGGTGCTCGAAGGGACGGTACGAGACTCACACGAGCCCGGCCGCGACCGCCTTCTCGGTGGCGGCCCGCACGACGGCCTCCTGCTCGGGCAGCAGCGGGACCCGCGGCGGACGGCACTTCCCGCCGGGCCGGCCCACGATGTCCATCGACAACTTGATCGCCTGCACGAACTCGACCTTGGAGTCCCAGCGCAGCAACGGGTGCAACTGCTCGTACAGCTTCTTCGCGGTGGCCAGGTCGCCGCTCACCGCGGCCCGGTACAGCTCGACCGACGACCTGGGCAGCGCGTTCGGGTAGCCGGCCACCCAGCCCTTGGCCCCGGCGAGCGCCAGCTCCAGCAGTACGTCGTCGGCGCCGATCAGCAGGTCGAGTTCCGGGGCGAGTTCGGCGAGCTGGTAGGCGCGCCGGACGTCACCGGAGAACTCCTTGACCGCCCGGATGAACCCCTCCGCGTGCAGCTTGGCCAGCAGCTCCGGCACCAGGTCGACCTTGGTGTCGACGGGGTTGTTGTACGCCACGACCGGCAGGCCCGCCTTCGCGACCTCGGCGTAGTGTGCGAGCACGGACCGCTCGTCGGCGCGGTAGGCGTTGGGCGGCAGCAGCATCACGGAGGCACAGCCCGCGTCGCGCGCCTGCTCGGCCCAGCGGCGGGACTCCGCCGAGCCGTACGCGGCGACTCCCGGCATCACCCGCTCACCGCCGATCGCCGCCACGGCCGTCTTCACGACCTCGGCCCGCTCCTCGGGCGTCAGCACCTGGTACTCGCCCAGCGAGCCGTTCGGCACGACCCCGTCGCAGCCGTTCTCGACCAGCCAGGCGCAGTGCTCGGCGTACTGGTCGTGGCTCACGGACAGGTCGTCGTTCAGCGGCAGCGCGGTGGCGACGAGAACACCGCGCCAGGGGCGCAGGTCGGTGGTGGTCATACGGTTTCCCTCTCCTGGGGTGTTCATGGGGTGTTCATGAGGTGTGACATTGCACTGATCCCGGGGCCAGTGACGACCCTCTCCGGTCTACGCCGACTCCTCGCTCTCTCCGGCCCGCGCCAGCACGCCCAGCGGCACCGGCCGCGCGAACGGTCTGCGCCCCGCCGACTGCTCGCATCCGGCGATTCCGGCCACCCCGGGCCCGCACACCCGGCCCTGGCACCAGCCCATCCCGGCGCGCGTGAGCAGCTTCACGGTCCGCAGATCGCCGGCCCCCAGCTCCCGCACCGCCTCCCGCACCGCACCGGCCGGCACCTCCTCGCAGCGGCACACCACGGTCTCGTCGGTGACCTGTTCGGCCCAGTGCGCGGGCGGCGCGTACACGGAGTCGACGGCGGCGAAGAAGGCCCGCAGCCGCTCCCGGGTCCGCGCGGCGGCCGCCCACGAGGCCGGGTCCGGCGTCCGCCCGGCCAGCCGTGCCGCGATCGACCGCCCGGCGATGTGCCCCTCGGCGAGCGAGAGGGCGGAGCCGCCGATGCCGGTGGTCTCGCCCGCCGCCCACACGCCCGGCACGTCGGTGCGCTGCTCGTCGTCGACGTGCACGGCGGTCCCGTCGACGCGGCAGCCCAGCGCGTCGGCGAGGTCGGTGTGCGGCAGCATGCCGTGGCCCACGGCGAGGGTGTCGCAGTCGAGGCGCCGACGGGTGTCCGGGCGCACCCGTCCGTTCCGGTCGAGGGCCGCGACCGTCACCGCCTCCAGCCGCTCGGCGCCGTGCGCCGCCACGACGGTGTGGTGGAGGAACGTGCGCACCCGGTGCCGCAGCAACCGGCCCGCGTACCCGGCGCCTTCAACCACCTTGTCCGGTCGGGCCGCCAGCGCCCGGGACCGCCGTACGAACGCCGCCGGGTCGGCCGAGTCCACCAGCGCGGCCACCGTCGCGCCCGCCGCGGCGAGCCCGGTGGCGACGGGCAGCAGCAGCGGCCCGGTCCCGGCGACGACGGCGGTGCGGCCCGGCAGCACGAGTCCGCCCTTGAGCATGGCCTGCGCCCCGCCCGCGGTGACCACGCCGGGCAGGGTCCAGCCGGGGAAGGGCAGCACCTTCTCGTAGCCCCCGGTGGCGAGGAGGACGGCGTCGGCGTGCACCTCGGCCGCCTCGGCCTGCTCGGGGCCGGTGAGGGCGTGCACGGTGAGCCGGGCGGCGCCCCGGCGCTCCACGAACCAGACGTGATGGTCCGTCAAGTGCCGTACGGTGCCCGCCCGTACGTGGGTGCGGAGCCTGTCCCGGAGCCGCTCCCAGGTCCGCCACTGATGGTGCAGGGCCTGCGGGCGGCGGGCCCCGAGCCCCGGTGCGGGCTGCCGGTAGAACTGCCCGCCCGCCTCCGGCGCCGAGTCGATCAGTGTGACGCGGATGCCGCGGGCGGCCGCCGCGAGGGTGGCGGCGAGTCCGGCCGGGCCCGCGCCGATCACCGCCAGGCTGGGTTCACTCATCGTGGCCCGTCCCCTCCTGGGTGCGGATCGCGTCACCCGGCCGCAGGGGCACCAGGCAAGCGCGTTGGTTCGGGCGGTCGTTGACGGTCACCAGGCAGTCGAAGCAGACGCCGATGCCGCAGAAGATCCCCCGCGGGCGGCCCTCGCCCCGGGTGGTGCGCCAGGAGGTGACCCCCGCCGTCCACAGGGCGGCGGCGACGGTCTGGCCGGGCAGGGCCTCGACCTCCCGCCCGTCGAGCGTGACGGTGAAGGCGGGGCCGGGCTCGGCGCGCACCAGGTCCAGCGGATTCACGAGGCCTCCCGGGAGCCGGGCGAGGTGGCGGGCGAGGTGGCGGGTGAAGAGCCGGAGGTGTCGAAACGGTCGGGCCGGAAGGGCGCGAGATCCAGGGCAGGGGCCTGCCCGGTCAGCACCTGGGCGATCAACTGCCCCGTCCCGGTGGACAGTCCGATGCCCGCGCCCTCGTGGCCGCACGCGTGAAGCAGCCCCGGCACCCGCGGGTCGGGCCCGATCGCGGGCAGGTGATCGGGCATGTACGGCCGGAAGCCGAGATAGGCCCGCATCGCGTGCACCCGCTCCAGGAACGGGAACAGCCGGGTCGCGCCCGCCGCCAGCGCCCGCAGCGCGGGAAGCGACAACGAGCGGTCGAAGCCGACCCGTTCGCGGGTCGCGCCGATCAGGACGGGCCCCGCGGCCGTCCCCTCGACCACCGGCGAGGTCTGCAGGGCCGCCGAGTCGCTGGCCACGTCGGCCACGTAGTCGGCGGCGTACACCTTGTGGCGGACCAGGCGGGGGAGCGGCTCGGTGACGAGGACGAAGCCGCGCCGCGGAAGCACGGGCAGGTCCGCTCCCGCCAGCGCGGCCAGCTCACCGCCCCAGGTCCCGGCGGCGTTGACGACGTGCGGCGCGTGGATCTCCCCCCGGCCGGTCCGCACCCCGCGGACGGCACCGCCGGCCCCGAGCAGCACCTCGGTCACCGCCGCACCGGTGAACAGCCGGGCGCCCGAGGCCCGTAGGAGACGGGCGGCGGCGAGCGTCGGCATGACCTGCGCGTCCTGGGGATACAGCACGCCGCCCGCGAGCCCGGGGGCCAGGTGGGGCTCCAGTTCCCGCAGGCGGTCCGCGTCCACCCGCTCCGCCTCGACACCCGCGGCCCGCTGTCCGGTCGCGAGCTTCTCCAGGGCCTCAAGGCCGTCGGGGCCGGCGGCGACGACCACGCCGCCCTTGAGCTCGTACTCGATCGCGCCGCCGACCTCCTCCGCCAGGTCCGCCCACAACCGGCCGGACAGCAGGGCGAGTCCGAGCTCGGGGCCGGGCTCCTTGTCGGAGACCAGGAGATTGCCCTCACCGGCGCCGGTGGTGCCGCCGGCCACCGGGCCGCGGTCGACGACGATCACGTCGAGACCCGCCCGGGCGGCGTACAGGGCACAGGCCGCGCCCACCATCCCGGCGCCGACGACCACGACATCGCAGGTCAGTCGCTTGCTCACGTCAGTACTATGTCACATGGCGCACAGGGCGGGAACACCCCGACGGCCGATGGCCGCCGCCGGGCCCGCGGGCGTGGCCCCGGACGGGCGGTTCCCGTCAGCCCGTCAGTCGACCTCACCCGGGTCGGCGGACGGGGTCCGGCCCGCCTGGACGTCCTTCAGCCGGGCCGTGCCCAGCTTCACCGCCTGCTCGGTGCTGTCGCCGTCCACTCCGTCGAGGCCGCCGTTGGTGAGGGTGATGGCGTCCGTGCCCACCCGCACGGCCGCGACGTCGAGGGTGAGCGTGGCGGGCTCGCCGCCCGAGGTGCCCCGGACCGTGACCCGCAGCCCCTGACGGGCGTCGCCCTCCTTGGGCAGGGACCGCTCGGTCACCTGGACCGTGCGCTCGGCCCCGGAGTCGTCCGTCACCGTGAACTGGTCGCACTTGACCGGCAGGCTCTTCAGCCAGGAGAAGGAGCTGTCCAGCCCCGCCCTGTCGTAGGCGGCCACCTGGTACAGCAGCCGGGACGCACCCTCCTCGAAGCCGGTGAGCGCGGACGCCCCGGACGGCTTGCCCAGGAGATCGTCGCCGTAGAGCCGGTCGAGAAGCTTCTGGCAGTCGGCGGCGTCCGCCTTGCCGGTGATGAAGTCGGCGACGTCCACCTTGCCGACCAGCAGGCTGTCGCGCCAGGTGGCCGCGTTCTTGACCTGGCTCCAGTCGTCCTCCAGATCCGCCTCGGTCACCAGCGCGGCCCGCGCCCCGGCCGGGGTGAGCGCGGCCGGGGACGCCTGGGCGAGCGGCGAGGAGGAGATCTCCGTGGTGTCCGCGCGGCCCCGCCCGCTGTCGTCGCCGTCCGAACACGCGGATGTCGT
This genomic window contains:
- a CDS encoding FAD-binding oxidoreductase, producing the protein MSKRLTCDVVVVGAGMVGAACALYAARAGLDVIVVDRGPVAGGTTGAGEGNLLVSDKEPGPELGLALLSGRLWADLAEEVGGAIEYELKGGVVVAAGPDGLEALEKLATGQRAAGVEAERVDADRLRELEPHLAPGLAGGVLYPQDAQVMPTLAAARLLRASGARLFTGAAVTEVLLGAGGAVRGVRTGRGEIHAPHVVNAAGTWGGELAALAGADLPVLPRRGFVLVTEPLPRLVRHKVYAADYVADVASDSAALQTSPVVEGTAAGPVLIGATRERVGFDRSLSLPALRALAAGATRLFPFLERVHAMRAYLGFRPYMPDHLPAIGPDPRVPGLLHACGHEGAGIGLSTGTGQLIAQVLTGQAPALDLAPFRPDRFDTSGSSPATSPATSPGSREAS